The following proteins come from a genomic window of Thiothrix winogradskyi:
- a CDS encoding AAA family ATPase, producing the protein MLDSLHIKNFRCFEDLTIPSLGRVNLIVGKNNSGKSTLLEAVALFSQHGHSQALKDIAKMRGEVFSKKTLSTLEGDSYIGDSPKKNYIQYEHHLKNGRVDVIVVINGKNLTEKHVHEQLFPEENHTFSFIKTTIYPEKELAKAWDKIRIQKKDQLLKNALQIIDKNIDDVFYTTNQVTMISVSGEEEARSIKSMGEGMSRLLQIFLYAYQAKGGYLMIDEFENGLHYSIQEEVWEKLFDLAKELDIQVFATTHSQDTIKAFSKIALQSEEEGRLISLGRNEREIDKGKITALTYNEDEIKLIAETGMEVR; encoded by the coding sequence ATGCTCGACAGCTTACACATCAAAAACTTCCGCTGCTTTGAAGATTTGACCATCCCCTCGCTGGGGCGGGTAAACCTCATCGTGGGGAAAAACAATAGCGGCAAGAGTACGTTGTTGGAGGCGGTTGCACTTTTTTCACAGCATGGTCATTCACAGGCTTTAAAGGATATTGCAAAAATGAGAGGTGAAGTATTCTCAAAAAAAACCCTAAGTACTTTAGAGGGAGATTCCTATATTGGGGATTCACCTAAAAAAAACTATATTCAATATGAACATCATTTAAAAAATGGTCGCGTAGATGTTATTGTAGTGATAAATGGTAAGAACCTTACGGAAAAGCATGTACACGAACAACTATTCCCCGAAGAAAACCATACATTTTCCTTCATTAAAACAACTATATATCCAGAAAAAGAACTAGCTAAGGCATGGGATAAAATAAGAATACAAAAGAAAGACCAGCTACTAAAAAATGCTTTACAGATTATAGACAAGAATATTGATGATGTTTTTTACACAACAAATCAAGTGACTATGATTTCTGTTTCAGGCGAAGAAGAAGCTCGCTCTATAAAATCTATGGGTGAAGGTATGAGTCGTCTACTACAAATATTTCTGTACGCTTATCAAGCTAAAGGTGGTTACTTGATGATCGACGAATTCGAGAATGGCTTGCACTACTCGATTCAGGAAGAGGTATGGGAGAAGCTGTTCGACTTGGCAAAGGAGCTTGATATTCAGGTGTTTGCAACGACTCACAGCCAAGATACGATCAAGGCATTCAGCAAGATTGCACTTCAGTCTGAAGAGGAAGGGCGCTTAATTTCATTGGGGCGTAACGAACGTGAGATTGATAAAGGCAAAATCACTGCGCTAACGTACAACGAAGATGAAATCAAACTGATTGCTGAGACAGGGATGGAAGTACGCTGA
- a CDS encoding DUF3226 domain-containing protein: MQAKNILLVEGASDQKFFNQLLIGVSSQVEIEPKIPRDVDARIFRNGLQPLYLQLKLQVDLLIRGQISRLGVIVDADHSTQELNGFNNRRDQLTSILRGKGFIITDTPTQKNNGEIFTHPSGAEIGIWIMPNHFSDGMIEDLFISTTKPNQSDLLNHAETTIGNLGELKAFAEHHNSKAHLSTWLAWQKEPGTSPSYAYHQGLFEKNHPNFIALITWLEKVFNPTP; this comes from the coding sequence ATGCAAGCAAAAAACATCTTATTAGTCGAAGGGGCTAGTGATCAGAAGTTTTTTAATCAATTACTGATAGGCGTTTCTAGCCAGGTCGAAATCGAACCTAAGATACCTCGTGATGTTGATGCCCGAATTTTTCGAAATGGGCTTCAACCGCTATATTTACAACTCAAACTGCAAGTTGATTTACTGATTCGTGGACAAATTTCAAGATTAGGTGTCATTGTTGATGCCGACCACTCTACTCAAGAACTGAATGGTTTTAATAATCGCCGGGATCAGCTTACATCAATTTTACGTGGCAAAGGGTTTATCATTACCGATACACCCACCCAAAAAAATAATGGCGAGATATTCACACATCCATCAGGAGCAGAAATTGGTATTTGGATCATGCCGAATCACTTTTCTGACGGGATGATTGAAGATTTATTCATCAGCACCACAAAGCCAAATCAGAGCGACTTACTGAATCATGCCGAAACTACCATTGGCAATCTTGGTGAACTCAAAGCATTTGCTGAACATCACAATTCAAAAGCTCACCTCTCCACATGGCTCGCATGGCAAAAAGAACCGGGCACATCCCCCTCATACGCTTATCATCAAGGGTTGTTTGAAAAGAATCACCCCAATTTCATTGCCCTTATTACTTGGTTAGAAAAAGTATTCAACCCAACCCCATGA
- the rep gene encoding DNA helicase Rep — MNGLNPQQQAAVTHLGSPLLVLAGAGSGKTRVITQKIAWMIRKGVHSADQIAAITFTNKAAREMRERATQLLTKEEAKGLTVSTFHTLGLNIIKREAKRLGYKANFSILDAQDSEAILKELAHKEDVEEADNLRWIISRWKNDFISVEQAALLANTTDEKLAAILYEKYQRQIKAYNAVDFDDLIVLPVQLFEQHPDALQHWQHKLRYLLVDEYQDTNACQYRLIRLLAGIRGALTAVGDDDQSIYAWRGARPENIAQLQTDYPMLKVIKLEQNYRSTSRILQSANKLIGNNPHLFEKNLWSTLGEGDPIRIMPARTPEHEAEKVIGEILKARFRDRADFKDFAILYRGNHQSRLFEKALRENNIPYKISGGTSFFSRAEVKDILGYLRLIANPDDDAAFLRIINTPKREIGTSTLEKLGEYAHERHASLFTAAQELGFAQRISAKAQQRVETFGFWLHEMIRAAENADPTQIVKQVINDTGYEDWLKNTCNTPKQAESRMKNVWEIVEWVRKLHDDGAGKETLSDIIAHMSLVDMLERNSEEKEQDAVALMTLHAAKGLEFPNVFLVGVEEELLPHANSVDEQSIQEERRLAYVGITRAQKNLTISYAKVRSRYGDASTVEPSRFLDELPPEHLEWEDKKVVSPEERQETARAYISNLQALLGD, encoded by the coding sequence ATGAACGGACTTAACCCCCAACAACAAGCCGCCGTCACCCACCTCGGCTCTCCCCTCCTCGTTCTCGCTGGTGCTGGCAGTGGCAAAACCCGCGTCATCACCCAAAAAATCGCGTGGATGATCCGCAAAGGGGTGCATTCTGCCGATCAAATCGCGGCGATCACGTTCACCAATAAAGCCGCCCGTGAAATGCGCGAACGCGCCACCCAACTCTTGACCAAAGAAGAAGCCAAAGGCTTGACCGTTTCCACCTTCCACACCCTAGGCTTAAACATTATCAAGCGTGAAGCCAAACGCTTAGGCTACAAAGCCAATTTCAGCATTCTTGATGCCCAAGACAGCGAAGCCATCCTCAAAGAACTCGCCCACAAAGAAGACGTGGAAGAAGCCGACAACCTACGCTGGATAATTTCGCGCTGGAAAAATGACTTCATCTCGGTCGAACAAGCCGCCCTGCTGGCAAATACCACCGATGAAAAACTCGCCGCGATTTTATATGAAAAATACCAACGCCAAATCAAAGCCTACAACGCCGTCGATTTCGACGACCTCATCGTCTTGCCAGTACAACTTTTCGAGCAACACCCCGATGCCCTGCAACACTGGCAACACAAATTACGCTACCTGTTGGTCGACGAATACCAAGATACCAACGCCTGCCAATACCGCCTGATTCGCCTGTTAGCAGGCATTCGCGGTGCACTCACGGCGGTTGGAGATGACGACCAATCCATCTACGCTTGGCGCGGCGCACGCCCGGAAAACATTGCTCAATTGCAAACCGATTACCCAATGCTCAAGGTGATCAAGCTGGAACAAAACTACCGTTCCACCAGCCGCATTTTGCAAAGTGCCAACAAACTCATCGGCAACAACCCGCATTTATTTGAAAAAAATCTGTGGAGTACCCTCGGTGAAGGCGACCCAATCCGTATTATGCCCGCCCGCACCCCCGAACACGAAGCCGAAAAAGTCATCGGTGAAATCCTCAAAGCCCGTTTTCGTGACCGCGCTGATTTTAAAGATTTTGCCATTTTGTACCGTGGCAACCACCAAAGCCGTTTATTTGAAAAAGCTCTGCGCGAGAACAATATTCCCTACAAAATCAGCGGCGGTACCTCGTTTTTCTCCCGCGCTGAAGTCAAAGACATCCTCGGCTACCTGCGCCTCATCGCCAACCCCGACGACGATGCCGCTTTCCTGCGCATTATCAACACCCCTAAACGCGAAATTGGCACCTCTACACTGGAAAAACTTGGCGAATACGCGCACGAACGCCACGCCAGCTTGTTCACCGCCGCTCAAGAACTCGGCTTTGCTCAGCGCATTTCCGCCAAAGCCCAACAACGGGTAGAAACCTTCGGCTTCTGGCTGCACGAAATGATCCGTGCCGCTGAAAACGCCGACCCCACGCAAATTGTTAAACAAGTCATCAACGACACTGGCTACGAAGACTGGCTCAAAAACACCTGCAACACCCCCAAACAAGCCGAATCACGCATGAAAAATGTCTGGGAAATTGTCGAATGGGTACGCAAACTTCATGACGACGGGGCGGGCAAAGAAACGCTCAGCGACATCATTGCGCACATGAGCTTGGTCGATATGCTGGAACGCAATAGTGAAGAAAAAGAACAAGATGCGGTTGCCTTAATGACCTTACACGCTGCCAAAGGACTGGAGTTTCCCAACGTGTTTTTGGTCGGCGTGGAAGAAGAATTACTCCCCCACGCCAACAGCGTCGACGAACAAAGCATCCAAGAAGAACGCCGCCTCGCCTACGTGGGCATTACCCGCGCCCAGAAAAACCTCACCATCAGCTACGCCAAAGTACGCTCACGCTACGGCGATGCCTCCACCGTTGAACCCAGCCGCTTCCTCGATGAACTTCCCCCCGAACATCTCGAATGGGAAGACAAAAAAGTCGTGTCGCCGGAAGAACGCCAGGAAACAGCGCGGGCGTATATTTCTAACTTACAGGCATTATTAGGGGATTAA
- a CDS encoding TrpB-like pyridoxal phosphate-dependent enzyme gives MTTKIYLPENEMPTHWYNVIADMPNPPSPYLGPDGKPVPPEAMLAIFPEALVMQEVSTERWIKIPDPVREALTMWRPSPLYRAHRLEKLLNTPAKIYYKNEAVSPAGSHKPNTAVAQAYYNQQAGIKRLSTETGAGQWGCSLALAGQIFGIDVRVYMVKISYEQKPYRRSMMQTWGAEVFASPTDMTESGRAILAAHPDSNGSLGIAISEAVEEAASRTDTNYALGSVLNHVLLHQTIIGLEAKKQLAMVGDYPDMIFAPCGGGSNFGGVAFPFLADNAAGKNVRLVAVEPTSCPTLTKGIYTYDYGDTAGLTPLMKMYTLGHDFMPPGIHAGGLRYHGESALVSQLYHEGLIEAVAVPQLETFAAGVLFAKSEGIIAAPESCHAIAATIREAQNCAKTGEAKTLLFNLSGHGHFDMTSYDRYLQGDLTDFDYPEEAIKESLAHLPKFG, from the coding sequence ATGACCACCAAAATCTACCTGCCTGAAAACGAGATGCCAACCCATTGGTACAATGTGATTGCTGATATGCCCAACCCGCCTTCACCCTATCTGGGGCCAGACGGCAAGCCAGTTCCACCCGAAGCGATGTTGGCTATTTTCCCCGAAGCTTTGGTCATGCAAGAAGTCAGCACCGAACGTTGGATCAAAATCCCCGACCCGGTGCGTGAAGCCCTGACGATGTGGCGACCATCGCCGCTGTATCGCGCTCACCGCCTTGAAAAGCTCCTCAATACTCCGGCAAAAATTTACTACAAAAACGAAGCGGTTAGTCCGGCGGGTTCGCACAAACCCAACACAGCGGTTGCGCAAGCCTATTACAACCAGCAAGCGGGCATCAAACGTTTATCCACCGAAACGGGGGCGGGTCAATGGGGTTGCTCATTAGCCTTGGCCGGGCAAATATTTGGTATTGACGTGCGGGTTTACATGGTCAAAATCAGCTACGAACAGAAGCCCTACCGCCGTTCCATGATGCAAACGTGGGGAGCGGAAGTCTTTGCCAGCCCTACCGATATGACAGAATCCGGGCGTGCCATTTTGGCGGCACATCCCGATTCCAATGGCTCATTGGGGATTGCCATTTCCGAAGCCGTGGAAGAGGCCGCCAGCCGCACGGACACCAATTACGCCTTGGGTTCTGTCCTCAATCATGTGTTGTTGCATCAAACCATTATTGGGTTGGAGGCTAAAAAACAACTGGCGATGGTCGGTGATTACCCCGACATGATTTTCGCGCCTTGCGGCGGTGGTTCTAACTTTGGCGGTGTTGCGTTCCCGTTCTTAGCCGATAATGCAGCGGGTAAAAATGTGCGCTTGGTGGCTGTCGAACCCACGTCCTGCCCAACGCTGACCAAAGGTATTTACACCTACGATTACGGTGATACGGCTGGTCTGACTCCGCTGATGAAAATGTACACCTTGGGTCATGATTTTATGCCGCCGGGAATTCACGCGGGCGGTTTGCGTTACCACGGCGAATCCGCGTTAGTGAGTCAGTTGTATCACGAAGGTTTGATCGAAGCCGTCGCCGTTCCGCAACTGGAAACCTTTGCCGCCGGGGTGCTGTTTGCAAAAAGTGAGGGGATTATCGCCGCTCCTGAATCCTGCCACGCGATTGCCGCTACGATTCGTGAAGCACAAAACTGCGCAAAAACGGGTGAAGCTAAAACCCTGTTGTTCAACCTGTCAGGTCACGGGCATTTCGACATGACTTCCTATGACCGTTACCTGCAAGGTGATCTGACCGACTTCGATTACCCGGAGGAAGCGATCAAGGAATCACTCGCTCATTTGCCGAAATTCGGTTAG
- a CDS encoding XAC2610-related protein, which produces MHKPIPAGLFLLGASLFSLNAAAFTEPQGHAKLPITFSPESKVNVVVEQQGNTIIAKLPKGKTQQLGEMPDVPEGSQTIDGLLLQADFNFDGYGDVAVLEGVGYGGVNLFYRLHLWNKAQGKFQEYKEPISNPTLTPETKTLSTAQRSGPRWYSTDYRFNKGKPYVWSEGAMVGTDGDLYFVKIYDSAGKVLKKVIADTQDSSDVTAKTPAATRKITVDKAALYDKPDAKTKTKMYLIKGDKVTLLDHREGDDGVEWFLVRFDGKKRVEKWVEWSALSG; this is translated from the coding sequence ATGCACAAGCCCATTCCAGCCGGGTTGTTTTTACTGGGCGCAAGCCTATTTTCCTTGAATGCAGCGGCATTCACCGAACCCCAAGGTCATGCCAAATTGCCCATCACGTTTTCCCCCGAATCTAAGGTGAACGTGGTCGTGGAACAGCAGGGCAATACCATTATTGCCAAACTTCCTAAGGGGAAAACGCAACAATTGGGAGAAATGCCCGATGTCCCCGAAGGTAGCCAAACCATTGATGGTTTATTGCTGCAAGCCGATTTCAACTTTGACGGCTACGGTGACGTGGCAGTGCTAGAAGGCGTGGGTTATGGCGGTGTCAATCTGTTTTACCGCTTGCACTTGTGGAATAAAGCGCAGGGTAAATTTCAGGAATACAAAGAGCCAATCAGCAACCCCACGTTGACGCCAGAAACCAAAACACTGAGCACCGCGCAACGCTCGGGGCCACGTTGGTACAGCACGGATTACCGCTTCAACAAGGGCAAACCCTATGTGTGGTCAGAAGGTGCGATGGTGGGTACTGATGGCGATTTGTATTTCGTCAAAATCTACGATTCAGCAGGAAAAGTGCTGAAAAAAGTCATCGCCGATACGCAAGATTCCTCTGACGTAACAGCGAAAACGCCCGCTGCTACCCGCAAAATAACCGTCGACAAAGCGGCTTTGTACGATAAGCCGGATGCCAAAACGAAAACCAAAATGTACCTGATCAAAGGTGACAAAGTGACGCTACTGGATCATCGCGAGGGTGATGACGGTGTGGAGTGGTTTTTAGTACGTTTTGATGGCAAAAAACGGGTGGAAAAATGGGTGGAATGGAGCGCTTTGTCTGGCTAA
- a CDS encoding BatD family protein, with amino-acid sequence MVRLLLIAWLWLLPFGAQAAAIMAQLDRNPVALGDPVVLTFTADGIVSGEPDFSPLEQDFDIRGRSQSNSFSMVNGVSSITTTWELRLYPRRTGTVPIPPIAFGADQSQALDLQVMDQPPPQVSTGGAPDILIELTAEPQQPYVQQQIVITQRMLHITPLQPQASLSHPEVEAGKGNIQQLGKTRNTTLMRNGRNYQVIERRYALTPQQSGTLTLGRTTFDGIVADKNSNEFDPFGLNGKRIRRFSEPLTLQVQGQPASYTGKQWLPANSITLNAHWQTPADKLKAGEPVTLTLAIVADGLAAEQLPKLDIQAPAGIKAYTDQPELRNDPGSNGIVGVRQEKWVVVAPYNGEYEFPGLSIDWWNTATGKQETTTLDPVKLVVTGGQATPAAANAPTAAEPAQAAPQTPQPVKNPDTPAASAGWFAWFSWDWYATALLIIWGVLSVGWLLWYFWKKSQTTLNKSAKTASMPPKVRKLDAKTAWQRLEQACQQNQPQAAHDALLQWLEVGLHLRPALLANFREQAPPVLLAEIDALNAVLYGRSSGGWRGAGLWQALQGFKLSTGQATVKTSELASLYPD; translated from the coding sequence ATGGTAAGGTTACTCTTGATAGCGTGGTTATGGCTGTTGCCATTCGGGGCGCAAGCTGCTGCGATTATGGCACAGCTTGACCGCAATCCGGTGGCATTGGGTGATCCTGTGGTACTCACGTTTACGGCGGATGGCATCGTATCCGGTGAGCCAGATTTTTCGCCTTTAGAACAAGACTTTGACATACGCGGACGTTCGCAAAGCAACAGTTTTAGCATGGTGAATGGCGTCAGCAGTATCACCACCACGTGGGAGTTGCGTTTATACCCGCGTCGCACCGGTACTGTGCCGATTCCCCCGATTGCTTTTGGCGCAGATCAAAGTCAGGCGCTGGATTTGCAGGTTATGGATCAGCCACCCCCGCAGGTGAGCACCGGGGGCGCACCCGATATTTTGATTGAACTCACCGCCGAACCGCAGCAGCCGTATGTGCAGCAGCAAATCGTGATTACCCAACGCATGTTGCACATCACCCCCTTACAACCGCAAGCCAGCCTTAGTCACCCCGAAGTGGAAGCAGGCAAAGGCAATATCCAGCAACTGGGCAAAACTCGCAACACGACCTTGATGCGCAATGGGCGTAACTATCAGGTGATTGAGCGCCGTTACGCGCTTACCCCGCAGCAAAGCGGTACGCTAACCTTAGGGCGCACTACCTTTGATGGCATTGTTGCTGACAAAAACAGCAATGAATTTGACCCATTTGGCTTGAATGGCAAGCGCATCCGGCGTTTTTCCGAACCATTGACGTTGCAAGTGCAAGGTCAGCCCGCCAGCTATACTGGCAAGCAATGGCTGCCTGCTAACAGCATTACCTTGAATGCGCACTGGCAGACACCTGCTGATAAATTGAAAGCGGGTGAACCCGTTACGTTGACGTTGGCGATTGTGGCGGATGGTTTGGCTGCCGAACAACTGCCCAAGCTCGACATCCAAGCGCCAGCGGGTATCAAGGCATACACTGATCAACCCGAATTGCGTAACGACCCCGGTAGCAACGGAATTGTGGGCGTGCGTCAGGAAAAGTGGGTGGTGGTTGCCCCTTACAATGGCGAGTACGAATTTCCCGGCTTGAGTATTGATTGGTGGAATACCGCCACGGGTAAACAGGAAACGACCACACTTGACCCAGTGAAACTCGTGGTGACTGGTGGACAGGCAACACCCGCTGCTGCGAATGCACCCACCGCAGCGGAACCGGCGCAGGCAGCGCCCCAAACGCCGCAACCTGTTAAAAACCCGGATACACCAGCAGCCTCCGCTGGTTGGTTTGCTTGGTTTTCGTGGGACTGGTATGCCACTGCACTGCTGATCATTTGGGGGGTATTATCAGTCGGGTGGTTGCTGTGGTATTTCTGGAAAAAATCCCAAACGACCCTTAATAAATCGGCTAAAACCGCCAGTATGCCGCCAAAAGTCCGTAAACTAGATGCCAAAACAGCCTGGCAACGGCTGGAACAAGCTTGTCAGCAAAACCAACCGCAAGCTGCCCACGATGCCTTACTGCAATGGCTGGAAGTCGGGCTGCACTTACGACCTGCCTTGCTGGCAAATTTCCGTGAACAAGCGCCGCCGGTATTGCTGGCTGAAATTGATGCGCTTAATGCGGTGCTCTATGGTCGCAGCAGCGGTGGCTGGCGCGGCGCAGGTTTGTGGCAAGCCTTGCAAGGATTTAAGTTATCCACCGGACAGGCAACGGTGAAAACCTCAGAGCTGGCTTCACTTTACCCAGACTAA